In Acidobacteriota bacterium, one genomic interval encodes:
- a CDS encoding DUF4147 domain-containing protein, whose protein sequence is MVEALRKQAAEIFLKGVAAADPAASTASAIRGLDLRAKAGGRVAVLAVGKAAFGMTRAAIEVLGDHVRPADVLVVTHDEAKRLGHFDALRSGHPLPDERGQAAAREVERRAAELGAGDLALVLISGGASALLPAPAAGICLDDKLETTRQLLLSGATIHELNAVRKHLSTTKGGGLLRQLRSARVVTLALSDVIDDDPSVIGSGPTAPDPSTFEDALAVLVRRGVAGTCPTPVRERLEAGARGELEETPKPGDPVLDGTTYRIVGGNRTSVRAMGAVCGAEVDPEPLEGEAREAGAVLARRFASAPPPAYVAGGETTVTVRGAGKGGRSQELALAFALEAAKGPLADRSDWVFLAAGTDGRDGPTDAAGGIVDAATVTRIRTADIDPVAAMAENDSYGALDAAGALLRIGATGTNVADVVVFLSKA, encoded by the coding sequence ATGGTGGAGGCGCTCAGAAAGCAGGCTGCGGAGATCTTCCTGAAGGGCGTCGCGGCCGCCGATCCGGCGGCCTCGACCGCTTCGGCGATTCGCGGCCTCGACCTGCGAGCCAAAGCGGGTGGCCGCGTCGCGGTGCTGGCGGTTGGGAAGGCGGCGTTCGGGATGACCCGAGCCGCGATCGAGGTGCTTGGCGACCACGTACGGCCTGCCGACGTGTTGGTCGTTACTCACGACGAGGCGAAGCGCCTTGGCCACTTCGATGCTCTGCGATCCGGACATCCGCTGCCGGACGAACGCGGTCAGGCCGCCGCGAGAGAGGTTGAACGGCGCGCCGCGGAGCTGGGTGCCGGCGACCTGGCCCTGGTCCTGATCTCGGGCGGCGCTTCCGCGCTCCTGCCGGCGCCGGCGGCGGGAATCTGCCTGGACGACAAGCTCGAGACAACCCGCCAGCTTCTTCTGAGCGGTGCCACGATCCACGAACTGAACGCGGTGCGCAAGCACCTGTCGACGACCAAGGGTGGCGGGTTGCTGCGCCAGTTGCGCTCGGCCCGGGTGGTAACGCTGGCTTTGTCTGACGTGATCGACGACGACCCTTCCGTGATCGGCAGCGGTCCGACGGCGCCCGATCCGTCGACGTTCGAAGATGCCCTCGCCGTGCTGGTACGTCGTGGAGTAGCCGGAACTTGCCCGACGCCAGTACGCGAGCGGCTGGAGGCGGGCGCTCGCGGCGAACTGGAAGAGACGCCGAAGCCGGGCGATCCCGTTCTCGACGGAACGACCTACCGCATTGTCGGCGGCAACCGGACCAGCGTCCGGGCGATGGGCGCGGTCTGCGGCGCCGAAGTCGATCCTGAGCCGCTTGAAGGCGAGGCGCGCGAAGCCGGCGCCGTGCTGGCAAGGCGCTTCGCTTCGGCTCCGCCGCCAGCGTACGTTGCCGGAGGCGAAACCACGGTCACGGTGCGCGGCGCCGGCAAGGGCGGCCGCAGCCAGGAGCTGGCCCTCGCCTTTGCACTGGAAGCGGCGAAGGGCCCGCTCGCGGACCGCTCCGACTGGGTCTTCCTCGCCGCCGGCACGGATGGCCGCGACGGCCCCACGGACGCGGCGGGCGGCATCGTCGACGCGGCGACGGTCACGCGCATCCGGACGGCCGACATCGACCCGGTTGCCGCGATGGCGGAGAACGACTCCTACGGTGCCCTCGACGCGGCCGGCGCGTTGCTTCGCATCGGCGCGACGGGCACGAATGTTGCAGATGTCGTCGTGTTCCTGTCGAAGGCGTAA
- a CDS encoding VCBS repeat-containing protein has protein sequence MPVFVDRAAELGVDFVHDNGMTGELYFAENMGGGAALFDADGDGDLDLYLGQGHRLAPASDAAAPDAANLPRDRLYRNDLDTGELRFTDITEKSGLDARGYGMGVTVGDIDNDGDPDLYILNLGPNELWRNDSGSGSIRFTNITTGSNTADPRWSAAASFFDLDADGLLDLFVGNYVEFRVAIHKTCSSPQGLLDYCGPKAYRDEPNRVLRNRSDGVFEDWTFRLGIADLKRPTLGTVATDLDGDGTTDIYVANDQSPNALLLNEGGASLLDDAVLAGAAVDAEGQPEASMGVLAEDFNGDGLVDLFMTHLQHQTNTLYLNEGGGLWDDRTRRSGLGQASFVYTGFGAAALDYDLDGELDIYVANGAVKRIEEQLRTGDPHPLKQPNQLFRGLGNGRFEEVPGFERPAVSEVGRGVARGDLDNDGDPDLVVVNNGGPVRVLINEGAPDIRAWVGVELRLPPAGEAALGRRALGAWLGVQYGDTARSWRRFHTDGSYASANDPRVIVAAPTGAPPTLIARWTDGATENFQIANAGSYVILVRGEGSPATADATP, from the coding sequence GTGCCCGTCTTCGTGGACCGGGCCGCGGAACTCGGCGTGGACTTCGTCCACGACAACGGCATGACCGGCGAGCTCTACTTCGCCGAGAACATGGGCGGCGGTGCGGCGTTGTTCGACGCCGACGGTGACGGCGACCTGGACCTCTACCTTGGCCAGGGTCACCGGCTCGCGCCGGCCAGCGACGCGGCCGCACCCGACGCCGCAAACCTCCCCAGGGACCGGCTGTACCGCAACGACCTGGACACCGGCGAACTCCGCTTCACGGACATCACGGAGAAGAGCGGCCTCGATGCTCGCGGCTACGGGATGGGTGTGACCGTCGGCGACATCGACAACGACGGCGACCCGGATCTCTACATCCTGAACCTCGGACCCAACGAACTCTGGCGCAACGACTCCGGGTCCGGCTCGATCCGCTTCACGAACATCACCACCGGCAGCAACACCGCGGACCCTCGCTGGAGCGCCGCGGCCAGCTTCTTCGACCTCGACGCCGACGGACTGCTCGACCTCTTCGTAGGCAACTACGTGGAGTTCCGGGTCGCGATCCACAAGACCTGCAGCTCGCCGCAGGGCCTCCTCGACTACTGCGGTCCGAAGGCCTACCGGGACGAACCGAACCGGGTCCTGCGCAACCGCAGCGACGGCGTCTTCGAGGACTGGACGTTTCGTCTGGGGATCGCCGACCTTAAACGCCCCACCCTCGGCACGGTGGCGACCGACCTGGACGGCGACGGCACGACGGACATCTACGTCGCCAACGACCAGAGCCCGAACGCCCTGCTGTTGAACGAGGGCGGCGCGTCCCTCCTGGACGACGCGGTCCTGGCCGGCGCGGCCGTCGACGCCGAAGGACAGCCCGAGGCAAGCATGGGGGTGCTCGCCGAGGACTTCAACGGCGACGGTCTCGTGGACCTCTTCATGACCCACCTCCAGCACCAGACGAACACGCTCTACCTCAACGAGGGAGGCGGGCTTTGGGACGATCGCACCCGCCGCAGCGGCCTCGGGCAGGCGAGCTTCGTCTACACCGGCTTCGGCGCCGCCGCCCTGGACTACGACCTCGACGGCGAACTCGACATCTACGTGGCCAACGGCGCCGTCAAGCGGATCGAGGAGCAACTCCGAACCGGTGACCCACACCCTCTGAAACAGCCCAACCAGCTCTTTCGCGGCCTCGGGAACGGCCGCTTCGAAGAAGTCCCGGGCTTCGAACGACCGGCGGTGTCCGAGGTCGGCCGCGGCGTTGCCCGGGGCGACCTGGACAACGACGGCGACCCGGACCTGGTGGTCGTCAACAACGGCGGACCGGTTCGGGTGCTGATCAACGAGGGCGCACCGGACATACGCGCCTGGGTGGGCGTCGAGCTCCGACTGCCGCCTGCCGGAGAGGCGGCGCTCGGCCGCCGCGCCCTGGGCGCCTGGCTGGGTGTCCAGTACGGCGACACGGCCCGGAGTTGGCGCCGGTTTCATACGGACGGTTCCTACGCCTCGGCCAACGATCCGCGGGTGATCGTCGCCGCCCCGACCGGCGCCCCGCCGACACTGATCGCACGCTGGACCGACGGCGCCACCGAGAACTTCCAGATCGCAAACGCCGGCAGCTACGTCATTCTCGTGCGGGGCGAAGGCTCGCCGGCGACGGCGGACGCAACGCCGTGA
- a CDS encoding tetratricopeptide repeat protein: MTPAPAIRRPRRDRPIATGVVTAALAAALVLPPGAGNAQPQLLPLDRPRTDDYEQPVQEQLRAARDALDRLLEEPGTDRLQLAAAFGHMGQLYLVYDFWRIARPALNNAETLDPTDARWPYYRAIANTYDGNDEGTVAALDQVLELAPEDLAARTRRAYAMLDLDRSEEAAEECRRILELDPNNSAALAGLGRVEFEAGSFERALEHFTKALDGQPEGSAIHHRIGLALRRLGRREEAADHLARNRQIPISYADPLYSAMQALNVSRRAIFARGAEAMRTGEPALALAAFEAALRALPDDPETLFNVAMALIDLGDKPAAEERLREAIALDPEYREPRFNLALMLAERNDMEEAERHFRRATEIDPDDLDARTRWGDALARLGRTDDAIEVLTAVLAVDAALPAAQLALGAARQAEGNVEAARKALNRVLEAAPGASRERSEAHYRLAALLEAEAAETIGRRPAGDDDAEAESHLREALELDPDFAEAHVLLGRLLGQQERFPEAAGHFARALVQDPSNSGWHRDRAMALILARRYPAARGALASARRAVASSGDDVAAAAEHLDTLLARLLAASPDAQVRNGGEALAIAQRLMTDRPSVEHAETLAMALAEVGDFDRAAALQSQLITEVERQGGVPTDGQRQRLDSYLAGEPVREPWFQP, encoded by the coding sequence GTGACGCCAGCGCCGGCGATCCGCCGCCCGAGGCGCGACAGGCCCATCGCCACGGGGGTCGTCACCGCTGCCCTTGCCGCCGCCCTCGTGCTCCCACCTGGAGCGGGCAACGCCCAGCCACAGCTTCTTCCGCTCGACCGGCCGCGTACCGACGACTACGAGCAGCCCGTCCAGGAACAACTGCGCGCCGCCCGCGATGCGCTCGACCGTCTGCTCGAGGAACCCGGTACGGATCGCCTTCAACTCGCGGCCGCCTTCGGGCACATGGGCCAGCTCTACCTCGTCTACGACTTCTGGCGGATCGCGCGACCCGCGCTGAACAACGCCGAAACGCTCGACCCGACGGACGCCCGCTGGCCCTACTACCGCGCTATCGCCAACACGTACGACGGTAACGACGAAGGCACCGTCGCGGCGCTCGACCAAGTTCTCGAGCTCGCGCCCGAGGATCTCGCAGCAAGGACGCGGCGCGCCTACGCGATGCTGGACCTTGACCGCTCCGAGGAGGCAGCGGAGGAATGCCGCCGCATTCTCGAACTCGACCCCAACAACTCGGCGGCCCTTGCCGGTCTCGGTCGTGTGGAGTTCGAGGCCGGCAGCTTCGAGCGAGCGCTCGAGCACTTCACGAAAGCGCTCGACGGACAGCCCGAGGGCTCCGCCATCCACCACCGGATCGGGCTCGCCCTGAGACGTCTCGGACGCCGGGAAGAGGCGGCGGATCACTTGGCGCGGAACAGGCAGATCCCGATCAGCTACGCCGATCCCCTCTACTCGGCGATGCAGGCGCTCAATGTGAGCCGCAGGGCCATCTTCGCGCGCGGCGCCGAGGCGATGCGCACCGGTGAGCCGGCGCTCGCCCTCGCGGCGTTTGAAGCGGCGCTCCGCGCCTTGCCGGACGATCCCGAGACCCTCTTCAACGTCGCCATGGCTCTCATAGACCTCGGAGACAAGCCGGCCGCCGAGGAACGCCTGCGGGAGGCGATCGCCCTCGACCCCGAGTACCGGGAACCCCGCTTCAACCTGGCGCTGATGCTGGCCGAACGGAATGACATGGAGGAGGCTGAACGCCACTTCCGGCGGGCAACGGAGATCGACCCGGACGACCTGGACGCCAGGACGCGATGGGGCGACGCGCTGGCCCGTCTCGGCAGGACGGACGACGCGATCGAGGTACTCACCGCCGTCCTGGCGGTCGACGCCGCCCTGCCGGCGGCCCAGCTCGCCCTCGGCGCGGCCCGGCAAGCCGAGGGCAACGTGGAAGCGGCCAGGAAAGCCCTGAACCGGGTCCTGGAGGCCGCGCCGGGCGCTTCCCGGGAGCGGTCGGAGGCCCACTATCGTCTGGCGGCGCTACTGGAAGCGGAGGCCGCGGAAACGATCGGTAGACGTCCTGCCGGCGACGACGACGCGGAAGCCGAGTCGCACCTGCGCGAAGCCCTGGAACTGGACCCGGACTTCGCCGAAGCTCACGTCCTGCTGGGCCGCCTGCTCGGACAGCAGGAGCGCTTCCCGGAAGCGGCGGGACACTTCGCCCGCGCGCTCGTTCAGGACCCGTCGAACTCCGGCTGGCATCGCGACCGCGCGATGGCCCTCATCCTCGCCCGCCGCTACCCGGCGGCGCGGGGAGCGCTGGCAAGCGCCCGGCGTGCGGTCGCCAGCTCAGGCGACGACGTGGCGGCAGCAGCGGAGCACCTCGACACCCTGCTGGCGCGCCTCCTCGCCGCCAGTCCCGATGCTCAGGTCCGAAACGGTGGCGAGGCGCTCGCCATCGCGCAGCGCCTGATGACCGACCGGCCAAGCGTGGAGCACGCGGAGACGCTCGCCATGGCCCTGGCCGAGGTCGGCGACTTCGACCGCGCCGCGGCGCTCCAGAGCCAGCTCATCACCGAAGTCGAGCGTCAGGGCGGAGTGCCCACCGACGGCCAGCGCCAGCGTCTCGATTCCTACCTGGCCGGCGAGCCGGTCCGCGAGCCGTGGTTCCAGCCCTGA
- a CDS encoding CRTAC1 family protein → MVPALIVLGAALAAPAQQPAAGGGIRFVDAADAWGVDFRHRNGAGGDFFMIETLGGGVVAFDYDGDGDDDLLFVDSGQPEPYGGEPGATTLLRNDGGRFTDVTETSGLHLDSYGMGAAAGDVDGDGDPDLYLTAFGPNRLWLNDGDGSFSPAPADGAAADPSWSASAAFGDVDLDGDLDLYVTNYVDFAYDNNKVCGVEETGRRSYCHPDVYGDLQDRFYRNELAVRGDATFADATAATGIEGARGAGLGVVITDLDGDRRPDVYVANDMDANFHFLNRTRNDALRFVDDALLAGTALSHRGQPEAGMGIAVGDIDANGFDDLVVTHLDRETNALYSNRGDGVFLDRRFAAGIAEPSQPYVGFGVDLADFDLDGDLDLAIANGHVLHDISEHAQGPRETYAQPNQILEYREGRFQPAPGAGLSAAGVSRGLATADLDLDGDLDLAIANCNGPAEVYANESGRLGGSLRVDLFDRASANRRGIGAVLELGTETGTQRREVRAGSSYLSRNSLTQSFGVPFGDGGAAPEEAGAAVSLDVLWPGAATLRLARLPSDARIRVVR, encoded by the coding sequence GTGGTTCCAGCCCTGATCGTTCTCGGAGCGGCGCTCGCGGCTCCCGCCCAGCAGCCGGCGGCAGGCGGCGGAATCCGTTTCGTCGACGCGGCCGACGCCTGGGGGGTCGACTTCCGCCACCGCAACGGCGCCGGCGGCGACTTCTTCATGATCGAGACCCTGGGCGGCGGCGTCGTCGCCTTCGACTACGACGGCGACGGGGACGACGATCTCCTGTTCGTCGACAGCGGCCAACCCGAGCCCTACGGCGGCGAACCGGGCGCGACGACCCTGCTGCGCAACGACGGCGGCCGGTTCACGGACGTCACCGAGACCTCCGGGCTGCACCTCGACAGCTACGGCATGGGGGCCGCGGCCGGTGACGTCGACGGCGACGGAGACCCCGACCTCTACCTGACCGCTTTCGGCCCGAACCGTCTGTGGCTCAACGATGGCGACGGCAGCTTCAGCCCGGCGCCCGCCGATGGCGCCGCGGCCGACCCGTCCTGGAGCGCCTCGGCCGCTTTCGGCGATGTCGACCTCGACGGCGATCTCGACCTCTACGTGACGAACTACGTCGACTTCGCCTACGACAACAACAAGGTCTGCGGCGTGGAGGAAACCGGCCGGCGAAGCTATTGCCATCCGGACGTCTACGGGGACCTTCAGGACCGCTTCTACCGCAACGAGCTCGCCGTGCGGGGAGACGCGACCTTCGCCGACGCGACGGCCGCCACCGGGATCGAGGGTGCGCGCGGCGCCGGCCTGGGCGTCGTCATCACCGATCTCGACGGCGACCGCCGGCCGGATGTCTACGTCGCCAACGACATGGACGCGAACTTCCACTTCCTGAACCGGACCCGGAACGACGCTCTTCGGTTCGTCGACGATGCGCTGCTCGCCGGCACGGCGCTCTCCCACCGCGGCCAGCCCGAGGCCGGCATGGGCATCGCCGTCGGCGACATCGACGCAAACGGCTTCGACGACCTCGTCGTGACCCACCTCGACCGCGAAACCAACGCTTTGTACTCGAACCGCGGCGACGGCGTCTTTCTCGATCGGCGCTTCGCCGCCGGGATCGCCGAGCCTTCGCAACCGTACGTCGGCTTCGGCGTCGACCTCGCCGACTTCGACCTGGACGGCGACCTCGACCTGGCAATCGCCAACGGCCACGTCCTGCACGACATCTCCGAGCACGCGCAAGGTCCCCGCGAGACGTACGCACAGCCGAACCAGATCCTCGAGTACCGCGAGGGCCGCTTCCAGCCGGCGCCCGGCGCCGGCCTCTCCGCCGCCGGCGTCAGCCGGGGCCTGGCGACAGCCGACCTGGACCTGGACGGCGACCTGGACCTCGCCATCGCGAACTGCAACGGCCCCGCGGAGGTCTACGCCAACGAGAGCGGCCGTCTGGGCGGTAGTCTCCGCGTCGATCTGTTCGACCGCGCGAGCGCGAACCGGCGCGGAATCGGCGCCGTGCTGGAGCTGGGCACGGAGACGGGAACGCAGCGCCGGGAGGTCCGGGCCGGTTCCTCCTACCTGTCGCGGAACTCCCTGACCCAGTCCTTCGGCGTGCCGTTCGGCGACGGCGGCGCGGCGCCGGAAGAGGCCGGCGCGGCCGTGAGTCTCGACGTTCTGTGGCCCGGCGCCGCGACGCTGCGACTGGCCCGCCTGCCGTCCGACGCCAGGATCCGCGTCGTCCGCTGA
- a CDS encoding tetratricopeptide repeat protein yields the protein MRVSGKRLVALALPSLIAASAVAAQEVPSALGDAMALVEQGDTAGAIAALDGLVQQPGAPEIAFAALGALLLETGNAERALAVLAPLADRDPPDPAALFNAGRAAEALGRIQDAASYYQRSIEIEPLSPALRALGMMIGRLGRAGDAYPYLRPWSNANPDDLDARMAAAWGAVALGRPRDAEKLIENLDPEDQQVQLLRGRVLLLRDDPWGALAELQPLAAAPPAHLERGIRSALATAYLLVGEADGAIQQLERLSPEDPELVGRLARAYYQAGRTADAIAALAAFVEPLATATPPAGASTDLARELTYDYGRFLHAAGETERALPFLRLAADLDPNVPETFRTLGQVLSALGQREEAEEAVQRFRDLTAAADRSDPQQGSLDDPTGHAIRLALQRSGSGDAEGALEALAREGRLAPDDPRPAIAASSVLLHAGRREEALAAVERALDMAPANADGLYQRGAVLMAMQEPGEAEEMFRQSLTVSPQHIAALSDFAVLLMSQGRNDEAARHLRTVLELRPDDPLAQRHLDQLQTAPPATGSDGGPEVDRFRSAIEVDPEDPGAWARLGAALLLERRFRAAEEPLRRAVELDPTNVGTRIALASALWEDNQPDEALLHAREAATLRPADPAPHRLLGGILLWRGEYMGAAESLERSTSLAEPDAEQLLELARAWEGAAGAEPGRTGDLLQRAEAAYRRATTLAPEHSEAVYGLAQVLRQLGRTEEARAQMERYQALYDRDQREARERGRASESGAPPR from the coding sequence ATGAGGGTCTCAGGCAAACGACTCGTCGCGCTCGCCCTGCCCAGCTTGATCGCCGCGAGTGCAGTGGCGGCCCAGGAAGTACCGTCCGCACTGGGCGATGCAATGGCGCTCGTCGAGCAGGGAGACACCGCCGGCGCGATCGCCGCCCTCGACGGACTGGTCCAGCAGCCCGGCGCACCCGAGATCGCCTTCGCAGCACTCGGAGCGCTTCTTCTCGAGACGGGGAACGCGGAACGGGCGCTCGCGGTCCTGGCGCCCCTCGCCGACCGCGACCCGCCCGATCCCGCGGCCCTGTTCAACGCCGGTCGTGCGGCGGAAGCGCTGGGACGCATCCAGGACGCCGCGTCCTACTACCAGCGATCGATCGAGATCGAGCCGCTGTCGCCGGCGCTGCGCGCCCTGGGCATGATGATCGGACGCCTGGGTCGTGCCGGCGACGCCTACCCGTACCTTCGGCCATGGAGCAACGCGAACCCCGATGACCTGGACGCACGGATGGCGGCTGCCTGGGGTGCGGTCGCACTCGGGCGGCCGCGCGACGCCGAGAAGTTGATCGAGAACCTGGATCCGGAGGATCAGCAGGTACAACTGCTCCGCGGCCGGGTTCTCCTTCTACGCGACGATCCGTGGGGCGCACTGGCCGAACTCCAGCCGCTGGCCGCGGCTCCTCCGGCGCACCTGGAGCGAGGCATTCGCAGCGCCCTCGCCACTGCCTATCTCCTGGTCGGCGAGGCGGACGGAGCGATCCAGCAACTCGAGCGCCTGTCGCCCGAGGATCCGGAGCTTGTCGGCCGCCTCGCCCGCGCCTACTACCAGGCCGGTCGAACCGCTGACGCGATCGCCGCGCTGGCGGCTTTCGTCGAACCGCTCGCGACCGCCACACCGCCTGCGGGCGCTTCAACCGATCTCGCAAGGGAGTTGACCTATGACTACGGGCGATTCCTGCACGCTGCCGGCGAGACCGAACGCGCCCTGCCCTTCCTGCGTCTCGCGGCGGATCTCGACCCGAACGTGCCAGAGACCTTCCGCACTCTCGGACAGGTGCTCTCCGCTCTCGGCCAGCGAGAAGAGGCCGAGGAAGCCGTGCAGCGATTCCGGGATCTCACTGCCGCGGCGGATCGATCCGATCCCCAACAGGGAAGCCTCGACGATCCGACCGGCCACGCCATCCGGCTGGCGCTTCAACGATCCGGAAGCGGCGACGCGGAGGGGGCCCTGGAGGCCCTCGCCCGGGAGGGTCGGCTGGCGCCGGACGATCCGAGACCCGCGATCGCCGCCTCCTCCGTCCTTCTGCACGCGGGCCGCCGCGAGGAAGCACTGGCGGCCGTGGAGCGGGCCCTCGACATGGCTCCGGCGAACGCGGACGGGCTCTACCAACGCGGCGCCGTCCTGATGGCGATGCAGGAACCGGGCGAGGCCGAAGAGATGTTCCGGCAGTCGCTGACGGTCTCCCCGCAGCACATTGCCGCGCTCTCCGACTTCGCCGTCCTGTTGATGAGCCAGGGGCGCAACGACGAAGCAGCCCGACACCTTCGAACGGTTCTAGAACTTCGCCCAGACGACCCACTGGCCCAACGGCACCTCGACCAGTTGCAGACCGCACCTCCCGCGACCGGGAGCGACGGCGGGCCGGAGGTCGATCGCTTCCGCAGTGCGATCGAAGTCGATCCGGAGGACCCGGGCGCCTGGGCCCGCCTTGGCGCCGCACTCCTTCTCGAGCGCCGCTTCCGCGCCGCCGAAGAACCGCTCCGCCGCGCCGTCGAACTCGATCCCACGAACGTAGGAACCCGGATCGCCCTGGCGTCCGCGCTGTGGGAGGACAATCAGCCGGACGAAGCGCTGCTGCATGCCCGGGAGGCCGCGACGCTGCGACCGGCCGATCCCGCGCCCCACCGTCTGCTCGGCGGCATCCTGCTCTGGCGCGGGGAGTACATGGGAGCAGCGGAGTCGCTTGAGCGTTCCACGTCGCTGGCGGAGCCCGATGCCGAGCAGCTACTGGAGCTCGCCAGGGCCTGGGAAGGCGCCGCCGGAGCGGAGCCCGGGCGAACCGGGGACCTGCTGCAGCGGGCGGAAGCTGCCTACCGCCGGGCGACGACGCTGGCGCCCGAACACAGCGAGGCGGTCTACGGCCTCGCCCAGGTCCTGCGACAGCTCGGGCGAACCGAAGAGGCCAGGGCGCAGATGGAGAGGTACCAGGCCCTCTACGACCGCGACCAGCGGGAAGCACGCGAGCGGGGTCGGGCTTCGGAGTCCGGCGCTCCGCCGCGCTAG
- a CDS encoding sulfatase-like hydrolase/transferase, giving the protein MLTALAVAACEPAADESSPEAVRETASWPPTPAPGFARDVVLITIDTLRADATGFGGNAAAPTPYLDRLAAEGWVFERAHAHNVMTLPSHANLLTGQLPYQHGVRDNAGFVLPETVPTAAEAFLDAGFRTGAVVAAFPLDARYGLDRGFEFYDDSYPEGSTVGFAVAERGGAEVVAAASAWWRRHDGERRFLWAHFYEPHAPYEPPEPFASRFPGEPYLGEVAAADDHVGRLLADVAPAGAGGGVLVVVTSDHGEALGEHGEETHGLFAYDETLQVPLVLWAKELAPARHDHAVRHIDVLPTMLEAAGVDAEALPEMVGRSLWRAPVDGRSTYFEALQANLQRGWAPLRGVIAEATEATGEGDRRLLKYVSLPEAELYDLNADPAEARNLHGAESDVASRLAALLPEESEWPPAVGAVSEEERRALESLGYLGSSGGAALPESYGPEDDPKRLVDLDRAIQAWSEAFQAGRHGEAERLARGVIERRPEMGLGYRILAQALLEQGKVEEALGVMIDAERRRLASASLHRQLALTLSEVGRAADAVRLMERYADSGDPEALNVFGLVLAEAGMTVRAREILERSIGIDERNPVARQNLALAALHAGDWPASEIEAREALALNSQLPLAWNYLGMSLANQDRIDEALEAWQRSVEVGPGDLDVLFNLATVAARSGRRAIARPALERFVREASAPALRARRAADLQTVRALLRGL; this is encoded by the coding sequence TTGCTGACCGCGCTCGCGGTCGCGGCGTGCGAGCCGGCTGCCGATGAGAGTTCGCCGGAGGCGGTCCGCGAGACGGCGTCCTGGCCGCCTACGCCTGCTCCCGGTTTCGCGCGGGACGTCGTTCTGATCACGATCGACACCCTGCGGGCCGACGCGACGGGTTTTGGAGGCAACGCGGCCGCGCCGACCCCGTACCTCGACCGGCTGGCGGCGGAAGGCTGGGTGTTCGAGCGTGCCCACGCCCACAACGTGATGACGCTGCCGTCTCACGCGAACCTGCTGACGGGTCAGTTGCCGTACCAGCACGGAGTGCGGGACAACGCCGGGTTCGTCCTGCCGGAGACAGTCCCGACCGCCGCCGAGGCGTTCCTGGACGCGGGTTTCCGCACCGGCGCCGTGGTGGCCGCCTTCCCGCTGGACGCGCGCTACGGGCTCGACCGGGGCTTCGAGTTCTACGACGACTCCTATCCGGAGGGCTCGACGGTCGGCTTCGCGGTCGCCGAGCGCGGCGGCGCCGAAGTGGTGGCGGCGGCGTCCGCCTGGTGGCGCCGCCACGACGGTGAACGCCGCTTCCTGTGGGCCCACTTCTACGAGCCCCACGCGCCCTACGAACCGCCCGAGCCGTTCGCTTCCCGGTTTCCGGGGGAGCCGTACCTGGGCGAGGTCGCGGCCGCCGACGACCATGTCGGCCGTCTGCTCGCGGACGTGGCGCCGGCGGGCGCGGGGGGTGGTGTGCTGGTCGTCGTGACGTCCGACCACGGCGAGGCGCTCGGTGAGCACGGCGAGGAGACACACGGCCTGTTCGCCTACGACGAGACGCTGCAGGTGCCTCTCGTGTTGTGGGCGAAGGAACTGGCGCCGGCGCGGCACGACCACGCCGTGCGCCATATCGACGTTCTGCCGACGATGCTGGAGGCGGCGGGCGTGGATGCGGAGGCGCTGCCGGAGATGGTGGGGCGCAGCCTGTGGCGCGCGCCGGTGGACGGCCGGTCCACCTACTTCGAGGCGTTGCAGGCGAACCTGCAGCGCGGGTGGGCGCCTCTCCGCGGCGTGATCGCGGAGGCAACGGAGGCGACCGGCGAGGGTGACCGCCGGCTCCTGAAGTACGTTTCGCTGCCGGAGGCCGAGCTCTACGACCTGAACGCCGATCCGGCCGAGGCGAGGAACCTGCACGGCGCCGAGTCCGACGTCGCGTCGCGGCTCGCGGCCCTGCTGCCGGAGGAGTCCGAGTGGCCGCCGGCGGTCGGCGCGGTGAGCGAGGAGGAGCGACGGGCGCTCGAGAGCCTCGGCTACCTCGGTTCGTCCGGCGGCGCGGCCCTTCCCGAGAGCTACGGACCGGAGGACGACCCGAAGCGGCTGGTGGACCTCGACCGGGCGATCCAGGCCTGGTCGGAGGCGTTCCAGGCAGGACGCCATGGGGAGGCGGAGCGGCTCGCCCGCGGGGTGATCGAGCGCCGGCCCGAGATGGGCCTCGGCTACAGGATCCTGGCCCAGGCGCTGCTCGAACAGGGCAAGGTGGAGGAAGCTCTGGGCGTCATGATCGACGCCGAGCGGCGCCGGCTCGCGTCGGCTTCGCTGCACCGTCAACTGGCGCTGACGCTGTCCGAGGTCGGCCGGGCGGCGGACGCGGTCCGGCTGATGGAGCGCTACGCGGATTCCGGCGATCCCGAGGCGCTGAACGTGTTCGGGCTCGTTCTCGCCGAGGCCGGAATGACGGTCCGCGCCCGCGAGATCCTGGAGCGGTCGATCGGGATTGACGAGCGGAATCCGGTGGCGCGGCAGAACCTGGCGCTGGCGGCGCTTCACGCCGGCGACTGGCCGGCTTCCGAGATCGAGGCCCGTGAAGCGCTGGCGCTCAATTCGCAGTTACCGCTCGCCTGGAACTACCTCGGCATGTCCCTGGCCAATCAGGATCGGATCGACGAGGCGTTGGAGGCGTGGCAGAGGTCGGTCGAGGTCGGGCCCGGCGACCTGGACGTGCTCTTCAACCTGGCGACGGTGGCGGCCCGTTCCGGCCGGCGGGCGATCGCCCGCCCGGCGCTCGAGAGGTTCGTTCGCGAGGCGTCGGCGCCCGCCCTGCGCGCGAGGCGCGCGGCGGACCTCCAGACGGTACGGGCTCTGCTGCGCGGCCTTTAG